One genomic segment of Tripterygium wilfordii isolate XIE 37 chromosome 9, ASM1340144v1, whole genome shotgun sequence includes these proteins:
- the LOC120005977 gene encoding LOW QUALITY PROTEIN: nucleolar MIF4G domain-containing protein 1-like (The sequence of the model RefSeq protein was modified relative to this genomic sequence to represent the inferred CDS: inserted 1 base in 1 codon; deleted 1 base in 1 codon), producing MAPVDKSPKTLDFASKAFRNLQNRELGLADRSDLDTDRSEFLSGQFQLQERDPFFLLYYQNERLLDKAPRGCDLIYDFLIVLSKRLTEIDVSTILTVLQCCGMKIKVDDPAAMINFIQTVQSRVNQLKACFEEGQTKINGKRMEFMLETICDIKNNKKRSREDTVQHTRIKKWLQKLVLVNILLKWSKWSKLLDPNKKGQWWSSGNMAASRNNIEVVASTIDKEVLEAQKMLQLXAAQRMNTDARRAIFCIIMSGEDYIDAFEKLLNLDLPGKQDREIMRLLVECCLQEKVFNKYYTVLASKLCEHNKNHKFTLQYCVWDHFKELESMQLLRLMHLAKLVVEMVGSFTHSLAVLKTVDLIDPKILTPKRIMHFRMIFETIFNYTDKLIWTNIFTRVAAAPELETLRSGVEFFIREYVLKTNNAFSGNFKIAKKPLTNMERVLM from the exons ATGGCTCCTGTAGACAAGTCTCCCAAAACCCTTGATTTTGCTTCCAAA GCATTTAGAAATCTTCAGAATCGTGAATTGggactggccgatcgatcggacttggaCACCGATCGATCAGAATTTCTCTCGGGCCAGTTCCAGCTTCAAG AACGGGATCCTTTCTTTCTATTGTATTATCAAAATGAAAGGTTACTTGACAAGGCCCCAAGAGGGTG CGATTTGATATACGATTTCCTGATCGTGTTGAGCAAGCGGTTGacagaaattgatgtctctacTATCCTGACAGTTTTACAGT GCTGTGGGATGAAAATAAAAGTTGATGATCCTGCTGCCATGATAAATTTCATTCAGACCGTTCAGAGTAGGGTGAATCAGCTGAAGGCATGCTTTGAAGAAGGGCAGACAAAAATAAATGGCAAACGA ATGGAATTCATGCTTGAAACCATTTGTGACATCAAAAACAACAAGAAAAGGTCTAGGGAGGATACAGTACAGCACACAAGAATTAAAAAATGGTTACAGAAGCTAG TCCTAGTCAACATTCTT TTGAAGTGGAGCAAATGGAGCAAGCTGCTTGATCCCAACAAGAAAGGCCAGTGGTGGTCGTCTGGGAATATGGCTGCAAGCAGAAATAATATTGAAGTGGTTGCCAGCACAATTGACAAAGAGGTTCTCGAAGCTCAGAAAATGCTTCAGC GTGCTGCGCAGAGGATGAACACAGATGCCAGAAGGGCAATCTTTTGCATTATAATGAGTGGAGAGGActacattgatgcatttgagaAGCTTCTGAA TCTG GATTTGCCTGGGAAACAG GACAGGGAAATCATGCGGCTCCTTGTAGAGTGCTGTTTACAGGAAAAGG tctttaacaagTATTACACAGTTTTGGCTTCCAAGTTGTGTGAACATAATAAAAACCACAAGTTTACCTTACAG TACTGCGTCTGGGATCACTTTAAAGAGCTGGAGTCCATGCAACTTTTAAGATTAATGCATCTAGCAAAGCTTGTAGTAGAAATGGTTGGCTCTTTCACCCACTCTCTTGCGGTCCTGAAAACCGTAGACTTGATTGATCCCAAGATTCTTACTCCAAAAAGGATCATGCATTTTCGGATGATCTTCGAGACCATCTTTAACTACACTGACAAGCTCATATGG ACAAACATATTCACTCGTGTAGCTGCTGCTCCTGAACTCGAAACTCTTCGTAGTGGGGTTGAGTTTTTTATCAGGGAATATGTTTTGAAAACTAACAATGCCTTCTCTGGCAATTTCAAGATTGCAAAGAAACCACTTACTAATATGGAAAGGGTGCTGATGTGA